The Mesorhizobium sp. M1D.F.Ca.ET.043.01.1.1 genome contains a region encoding:
- the proC gene encoding pyrroline-5-carboxylate reductase, whose product MTIRLVLAGCGNMGYAMLSGWLKSGKLEPSVVFVVEPNAELRKRAEALGCGAAADASAIPADAVPNLVVIAVKPQVIRDVTASYKRFGDGRTTFVSIAAGTPVATFEEILGELAPIVRCMPNTPAAIGKGMMVVFSNPLVLDDVRRFVAELLSASGVVTTIDDESLMDAVTAVSGSGPAYIFHFIEALTVAAEKAGLPAETAKLLAMQTVYGAASLAAESDEEPGVLRQQVTSPNGTTAAALAVLMGEDRLTKLLTDAVEAARLRSIELGK is encoded by the coding sequence ATGACCATCAGGCTCGTTCTGGCCGGTTGCGGCAATATGGGTTACGCCATGCTTTCCGGCTGGCTGAAATCCGGCAAACTCGAGCCGTCGGTGGTGTTCGTGGTCGAGCCCAATGCCGAGTTGCGCAAGCGCGCAGAAGCACTGGGCTGCGGCGCCGCGGCCGACGCATCCGCCATTCCGGCCGATGCCGTGCCCAATCTCGTGGTCATCGCCGTGAAGCCGCAGGTCATCCGCGATGTGACGGCAAGCTACAAGCGCTTCGGCGACGGCAGGACCACCTTCGTCAGCATCGCGGCGGGCACGCCGGTCGCCACCTTCGAGGAGATCCTCGGCGAGCTCGCCCCGATTGTCCGCTGCATGCCGAACACCCCGGCGGCGATCGGCAAGGGCATGATGGTGGTGTTTTCCAACCCGCTCGTCCTGGACGACGTCAGGCGTTTCGTCGCCGAGCTGCTGTCAGCGAGCGGTGTCGTGACGACGATCGACGACGAGAGCCTGATGGACGCGGTGACCGCCGTCTCCGGTTCCGGCCCGGCTTATATCTTCCATTTCATCGAAGCGCTGACGGTTGCCGCCGAGAAAGCCGGCCTGCCAGCCGAGACAGCCAAGCTGCTTGCCATGCAGACCGTCTATGGCGCCGCCTCGCTCGCCGCCGAAAGCGACGAGGAGCCGGGCGTGCTCCGCCAGCAGGTGACAAGCCCCAACGGCACGACCGCAGCAGCCCTTGCCGTGCTGATGGGCGAGGACCGGCTGACGAAGCTTTTGACCGACGCGGTGGAAGCGGCGCGTCTCAGGTCGATAGAGCTGGGGAAGTAG
- a CDS encoding type I secretion system permease/ATPase, translating into MNQQPNIVSPKEAFKACFSAIAAYLGRPSAETVLFAGVPISDTRIEPDDIRHLAERIGLEVQAFSHRDFVRGRVDLPAIVFRASQLPVALLAETETGQYLTAPQENGRTTIGKSELAESYISGGASFSITYANTAEEMTVGTAPRIERRHWLTGTMGAFWRTYSKVVLSAVFINLLAIASPIFTMNVYDRILPNKAMSTLWVLALGIGAAILFDLLLKTARASLIDYAGRKADLRISYLLFEKVLNSSLSARPGSTGEYANRITQYEFVREFFTSNTISVFIDTVFVFVFLAVIYAIGGWLVIIPALAFAIAVIVGLMTQRRIGRRVAASMNESAQRQALLVESISTLETIKSLRAEAYLLRKWGEHSKNAANTSEKIKELSAAAGNITGAIQQLVTVALVVAGAYAFSEGQVSTGAIIGTVMLAGRAVAPLGQIAITLSRFRQAMLSLRIVNTIMSQPEDRPDTVGFVNRPIRSGAMLFKNVGFAYPGTENEVLHGLNIAVRPGERVGIIGRIGSGKTTMGRLIGRLFLPTSGELLIDGIDIRQYHPSEVRAAVGIVAQAGDLFSGTVKENLLMAAPEATDEEIIDAAKAAGVDDFVSRHPRGYDMNVGERGTNLSGGQRQAVAIARLLLTKPKIVFLDEPSGSMDLASERQLIKQLRVAFDRNTTLIVSTHRYSMLELVDRLIVIEQGRVVADGAKEQVIQALQKANA; encoded by the coding sequence GTGAATCAGCAGCCCAACATCGTATCGCCCAAGGAGGCTTTCAAAGCCTGCTTCTCGGCGATTGCGGCCTATCTCGGCCGGCCGAGCGCGGAGACCGTGCTGTTTGCCGGGGTACCGATTTCGGACACGCGCATCGAGCCGGATGACATCAGGCACCTGGCCGAACGCATCGGCCTGGAGGTCCAGGCGTTCAGCCATCGCGATTTCGTGCGTGGCCGCGTCGATCTTCCGGCCATCGTCTTCCGCGCCAGCCAGTTGCCGGTTGCGCTGCTCGCCGAGACCGAGACCGGGCAATATCTGACGGCGCCGCAGGAGAACGGCCGCACCACGATCGGCAAATCGGAGCTCGCCGAGAGCTATATCAGCGGCGGCGCCTCGTTCTCGATCACCTATGCCAACACCGCCGAGGAGATGACGGTCGGCACGGCGCCGAGGATCGAAAGACGGCACTGGCTGACAGGAACGATGGGGGCGTTCTGGCGCACCTATTCGAAGGTCGTGCTGTCGGCCGTCTTCATCAACCTCCTGGCGATCGCCTCGCCGATCTTCACCATGAACGTCTACGACCGCATCCTGCCGAACAAGGCGATGTCGACGCTCTGGGTGCTGGCGCTCGGGATCGGCGCGGCCATCCTGTTCGACCTGTTGCTGAAAACCGCCCGCGCCTCGCTCATCGACTATGCCGGGCGAAAGGCGGATCTCAGGATTTCCTATCTGCTGTTCGAGAAAGTGCTCAACTCGTCGCTTTCGGCGCGGCCGGGTTCGACCGGCGAATACGCGAACCGCATCACCCAGTACGAGTTCGTGCGCGAGTTCTTCACCTCGAACACCATCAGCGTCTTCATCGACACGGTTTTCGTCTTCGTCTTCCTGGCTGTCATCTACGCCATCGGCGGCTGGCTGGTGATCATACCTGCCCTGGCCTTCGCGATCGCCGTCATTGTCGGACTGATGACGCAGCGGCGCATCGGCAGGCGGGTCGCCGCGTCGATGAACGAATCCGCCCAGCGTCAGGCGCTGCTGGTCGAATCCATTTCCACGCTGGAGACGATCAAGTCGCTGCGCGCCGAGGCCTATCTGCTGCGCAAATGGGGCGAGCACTCGAAGAACGCCGCCAACACGTCCGAGAAGATCAAGGAGCTTTCGGCGGCCGCCGGCAACATCACCGGCGCCATCCAGCAATTGGTGACCGTCGCCCTGGTGGTTGCGGGCGCCTACGCCTTTTCGGAAGGCCAGGTGTCGACAGGCGCAATCATCGGCACCGTCATGCTGGCGGGCCGTGCGGTCGCGCCGCTCGGCCAGATCGCCATCACGCTCTCGCGCTTCCGGCAGGCCATGCTGTCGCTCAGGATCGTCAACACGATCATGTCGCAGCCGGAGGACCGGCCCGACACGGTCGGCTTCGTCAACCGGCCCATCCGCAGCGGCGCGATGCTCTTCAAGAATGTCGGCTTTGCCTATCCCGGCACTGAGAACGAGGTTTTGCACGGGCTCAACATCGCAGTCCGGCCCGGCGAGCGCGTCGGCATCATCGGCCGCATCGGCTCCGGCAAGACCACGATGGGCCGCCTGATCGGCCGGCTCTTCCTGCCGACTTCCGGAGAGCTGCTCATCGACGGCATCGACATCCGCCAATACCACCCTTCGGAAGTCCGCGCCGCGGTCGGCATCGTCGCGCAGGCCGGCGACCTGTTTTCGGGCACCGTCAAGGAAAACCTGCTGATGGCCGCTCCGGAAGCGACCGACGAGGAGATCATCGATGCCGCGAAGGCTGCCGGCGTCGACGACTTCGTCTCGCGGCATCCGCGCGGCTACGACATGAATGTCGGCGAACGGGGCACCAATCTGTCGGGGGGCCAAAGGCAGGCGGTGGCGATCGCGCGGCTGCTTTTGACCAAGCCGAAAATCGTCTTCCTGGACGAGCCGTCGGGTTCGATGGATCTCGCCTCGGAACGGCAGTTGATCAAGCAGCTTAGAGTGGCGTTCGACCGCAACACGACGCTGATCGTGTCGACCCATCGCTACAGCATGCTGGAGCTGGTCGACCGCCTCATCGTCATCGAGCAGGGCCGCGTGGTCGCGGACGGAGCAAAGGAACAAGTCATACAGGCATTGCAAAAGGCGAATGCCTGA
- a CDS encoding O-antigen ligase, with the protein MSSTGSLRRIERAPLSAAFTREGVATAIAALLFATIIVSFRPFQPAGAELTGDGGDIVNQLGFGSLGAVSIFSLLAFAEPRVARSLISPSWALMLGFFFLSVILATDPPSAIRAASFTMIGIITMATILVLPRDADSFARVIIFTAVVVMGLSYVGLIVFPHEALHTADSQEPEHAGLWRGAFTHKNIAGPVMACFSFAGLYLWRRGQRWWGIGIFSAAMIFVLHAGSKTTVGLVPFSILIVVLPSLIGMRIGTPVLFLSAIIATAVGTLGIVFIPPVKQLAATYFPDLTYTGRTTLWEFAGEMLAKRPWTGYGYESFWGTPLLLNQDQPFDRPWDIRTIVHGHDGYLDIAVLMGIPALCIAAYTFLIAPLRDYMRIPQRKENIYLGDFFMMVVLFAALNGFLESFFFRRADPVWLLFVLSLLGLRQVSLRPLPVRRPN; encoded by the coding sequence ATGAGCAGTACCGGCAGCCTGAGAAGAATTGAGCGCGCGCCGCTCAGCGCCGCTTTCACGCGCGAGGGCGTCGCGACCGCGATCGCTGCGCTGCTCTTTGCCACCATCATCGTCTCCTTCCGGCCCTTCCAGCCTGCCGGCGCGGAGCTCACCGGCGACGGCGGCGACATCGTCAACCAACTCGGCTTCGGCTCGCTCGGCGCGGTCTCGATCTTCTCGCTGCTCGCCTTCGCCGAGCCGCGCGTGGCGCGCTCGCTCATCAGCCCGTCCTGGGCGCTGATGCTGGGCTTTTTCTTCCTGTCGGTGATCCTGGCGACCGATCCGCCGTCGGCGATTCGTGCCGCCTCCTTCACGATGATCGGCATCATCACCATGGCGACGATCCTGGTGCTGCCGCGCGATGCCGACTCCTTCGCGAGGGTCATCATCTTTACCGCCGTCGTGGTGATGGGCCTCTCCTATGTCGGGCTCATCGTCTTTCCGCACGAGGCTCTCCACACCGCCGACTCACAGGAGCCGGAGCATGCCGGCCTGTGGCGCGGCGCCTTCACCCACAAGAACATCGCGGGGCCGGTGATGGCCTGCTTCAGCTTCGCCGGGCTCTATCTCTGGCGGCGCGGGCAACGCTGGTGGGGTATCGGCATCTTCTCGGCGGCGATGATCTTCGTGCTGCACGCCGGCTCGAAGACGACCGTCGGACTGGTGCCGTTCTCCATCCTGATAGTGGTGCTGCCCAGCCTCATCGGCATGCGGATCGGCACGCCGGTCCTGTTTCTGTCCGCGATCATCGCGACGGCGGTCGGTACGCTGGGCATCGTCTTCATCCCGCCGGTGAAGCAACTGGCGGCGACCTATTTCCCCGATCTCACCTATACCGGCCGCACGACGCTCTGGGAGTTCGCCGGCGAAATGCTGGCGAAGCGGCCCTGGACCGGATACGGCTATGAAAGCTTCTGGGGAACGCCGCTGCTGCTCAACCAGGACCAGCCTTTCGACCGGCCCTGGGACATCCGCACCATCGTGCACGGCCATGACGGCTATCTCGACATCGCGGTATTGATGGGCATCCCCGCCCTCTGCATCGCGGCCTATACTTTTCTCATCGCTCCCTTGCGCGACTATATGCGCATCCCGCAGCGCAAGGAGAATATCTATCTCGGCGACTTCTTCATGATGGTGGTGCTGTTCGCGGCGCTGAACGGATTTCTCGAAAGCTTCTTCTTCCGCCGCGCCGACCCCGTCTGGCTGCTCTTCGTGCTCAGCCTGCTTGGCCTGCGGCAAGTGTCGCTGCGACCTCTCCCGGTTCGCCGCCCCAACTGA
- a CDS encoding WecB/TagA/CpsF family glycosyltransferase: protein MNIHAARAAFGFDTLKRILGISVLAIRWDEAIALLSRLVAERRFTKVSFLNAHNANLAHGDPVFAEALDDFLVLPDGVGVDIAAKLLYGAPFPDNLNGTDFIPAFLQASTRPLTVALLGATRVNAEAASVKLSALAVQHKFVVIHDGYFSLAEEPAIVERIARLRPDVLLVAMGVPRQELWIARHIDARHCTLPIAVGALLDFLSGTVPRAPHWMRRLRLEWLFRLWIEPARLWRRYVVGNPLFLWRVFKQKLALGPRPAEARR, encoded by the coding sequence ATGAACATCCATGCCGCGCGCGCCGCCTTCGGCTTCGACACGCTGAAGCGGATCCTCGGCATCTCCGTGCTTGCCATCCGCTGGGACGAGGCGATAGCGCTGCTTTCGCGGCTGGTCGCCGAGCGGCGCTTCACCAAGGTGAGCTTCCTCAACGCTCACAATGCCAATCTGGCCCACGGCGATCCGGTGTTTGCCGAAGCGCTCGACGACTTTCTCGTGCTGCCGGACGGTGTCGGCGTCGACATCGCCGCAAAGCTGCTCTACGGCGCGCCTTTCCCCGACAACCTCAACGGCACCGATTTCATCCCGGCTTTCCTGCAGGCATCGACGCGGCCGCTGACCGTGGCGTTGCTCGGCGCGACGCGGGTCAATGCCGAGGCGGCATCCGTGAAGCTCTCCGCGCTCGCCGTGCAGCACAAATTCGTCGTCATCCATGACGGCTATTTTTCCCTGGCCGAGGAGCCGGCGATCGTCGAGCGCATCGCCAGGCTGCGGCCAGACGTGCTGCTGGTCGCCATGGGCGTGCCGCGCCAGGAGCTGTGGATCGCGCGCCATATCGATGCCCGTCATTGCACGCTGCCGATCGCGGTCGGCGCGCTGCTCGATTTCCTGAGCGGCACGGTACCGCGGGCTCCGCACTGGATGCGCCGCCTGCGGCTCGAATGGCTGTTTCGCCTGTGGATCGAACCCGCGCGCCTGTGGCGCCGCTACGTGGTCGGCAACCCGCTCTTCCTGTGGCGCGTCTTCAAGCAGAAATTGGCGCTCGGACCGCGGCCGGCGGAGGCGCGCCGTTGA
- a CDS encoding glycosyltransferase family 4 protein, with protein MHLLFATSIVPDGALASGYEIANAAIIDALRRAGVRVTVIGFSWPGKPAADPENTIVLGAIDVRTESASPRQKLAWVAKAMLTGLTFASVKLRVVSDADVRAAIARAGPFDGYVLNSVQFAGAFEGLFGDRPSIFVAHNVEHRSAEENAAAAGSALQRWLFRREAGLLEVMEERLCRAARFVFTLAEEDRAALGVASDDRSAVLPLVTRAEAPTKKGLRLIDCDAALIGTWTWQPNRIGLDWFLTKVVPHLRPDFRIRIAGNMPSGVTSAHPGVQFVGRVADAQAFVRGGAVIPLISTAGSGVQLKTIETFELGLPSVATSRSLRGIGYRPQNCVVTDDPVAFASALEAAAAHVRDVDGSAFHRRQVRAFDAALGLGLEKLGAVRQEVAA; from the coding sequence ATGCATCTGCTGTTCGCCACATCGATCGTGCCCGATGGCGCCCTCGCTTCGGGCTACGAGATTGCCAACGCCGCGATCATCGACGCGCTGCGGCGCGCCGGCGTGCGCGTGACGGTGATCGGCTTCAGCTGGCCGGGAAAGCCTGCCGCCGATCCTGAGAACACCATTGTCCTCGGCGCCATCGATGTGCGCACCGAAAGCGCCTCGCCGCGGCAGAAGCTGGCCTGGGTGGCCAAGGCGATGCTGACCGGTCTCACCTTCGCCTCGGTCAAGCTGCGCGTCGTTTCGGATGCGGATGTGCGCGCCGCGATCGCGCGCGCCGGCCCGTTCGACGGCTATGTCCTCAACTCGGTGCAGTTTGCCGGCGCCTTTGAAGGCCTCTTCGGCGACCGGCCTTCGATCTTCGTCGCGCACAATGTCGAGCACCGCTCGGCCGAGGAGAACGCCGCGGCTGCCGGCAGCGCCCTTCAACGCTGGCTGTTCCGTCGCGAGGCCGGGTTGCTCGAGGTCATGGAAGAGCGTCTCTGCCGGGCGGCGCGCTTCGTCTTCACGCTGGCCGAGGAGGACCGCGCGGCACTTGGCGTTGCCTCCGACGACCGCTCGGCCGTGCTGCCGCTGGTGACCCGCGCCGAAGCGCCGACGAAGAAGGGCCTGCGCCTCATCGACTGCGACGCAGCGCTGATCGGCACATGGACCTGGCAGCCCAACCGCATCGGCCTCGACTGGTTCTTGACCAAGGTGGTCCCGCATCTCAGGCCGGATTTCCGCATCAGGATCGCCGGCAACATGCCGTCGGGCGTGACGTCGGCACATCCCGGCGTCCAGTTTGTCGGCAGGGTCGCGGATGCCCAGGCCTTCGTGCGCGGCGGCGCCGTCATTCCGCTGATCAGCACCGCCGGCAGCGGCGTGCAGTTGAAGACCATCGAGACCTTCGAGCTCGGCCTGCCTTCCGTCGCCACCAGCCGCTCGTTGCGCGGCATCGGCTACCGGCCGCAGAACTGTGTCGTGACCGACGATCCTGTCGCCTTCGCCTCGGCGCTCGAGGCGGCGGCGGCCCATGTTCGCGACGTCGACGGCAGCGCCTTCCATCGTCGGCAGGTGAGGGCGTTCGATGCCGCGCTCGGGCTTGGGCTAGAGAAGCTCGGCGCCGTCAGGCAAGAGGTGGCCGCATGA
- a CDS encoding type II toxin-antitoxin system VapB family antitoxin gives MNLQIRDPRARELARQLAEKRKISMTEAVIEALESELQREREQIPLAERLAAIAQELKSKAGAGGRALSKDEIDEMWGHS, from the coding sequence ATGAATCTCCAAATCAGGGATCCCCGGGCGAGGGAACTCGCCCGTCAACTCGCCGAAAAGCGCAAAATCTCAATGACCGAAGCGGTCATCGAAGCACTCGAGTCGGAATTGCAACGGGAACGCGAACAAATCCCGCTCGCTGAGCGCTTGGCGGCCATAGCACAAGAGCTCAAATCCAAGGCAGGTGCCGGTGGTAGGGCCTTGAGCAAGGACGAAATCGACGAGATGTGGGGCCATTCTTAA
- a CDS encoding type II toxin-antitoxin system VapC family toxin, with protein MFVDTSVVVAILADEEDAADWSGKIGQAARRITSPLVVLEAAMRLSTLLAVEPRIAETAIEAFLRQAEIEVVPIESGDAKLAIQAFADYGKGRGHRAQLNLADCLSYASAKSRGVSLLYKGNDFSHTDLA; from the coding sequence ATGTTCGTCGACACCTCTGTGGTGGTCGCCATCTTGGCGGACGAAGAAGACGCCGCTGACTGGAGCGGCAAGATAGGACAGGCGGCGAGGAGAATAACGTCCCCGCTAGTCGTGCTCGAAGCAGCTATGCGGCTTTCTACGCTGCTTGCGGTGGAGCCGCGCATTGCGGAAACAGCGATAGAGGCCTTTCTTCGCCAGGCCGAAATCGAAGTCGTTCCAATTGAAAGCGGCGATGCGAAACTCGCGATCCAGGCCTTTGCAGACTATGGCAAGGGTCGCGGTCATAGGGCTCAACTCAACCTTGCCGACTGCCTGTCATATGCATCGGCGAAAAGTCGCGGAGTGTCTTTGCTCTACAAGGGCAATGATTTTTCGCACACCGATCTCGCGTGA
- a CDS encoding TolC family protein, translating to MTRTGKVTVGWRLALAMTVSMLACGSAGALTLKEAVAVAVESNPEIGQAIENREAIEFELRQAKGLYLPSVDLEASTGVRRLDNESRRALDEDHDALYPNEADLTVTQTLYDSGARRAELNRQASRVDGASFRVLERSEFIGLAVVQDYLEYMLQASIVAEAKKNLAFHQSILGDIKQGIAGGALNDADRQQAEERLYAAKARMQEATEELEAAKIRFFKNVGKPLTSPSRPADVAGALPRSLDDAIGLARQNNPRVHMANSDIDAAASLVDAARAKFGPTITAEGVARGGYDIDGDDGDTSDLQARVVLRWNLYRGGIDKANEQEQIRRSSEQRLALHQVLREIEEAVRTSWDRRFRQAELAQTLRLQAATNEKLVASYREQFKVGQRSLLDVLDAQNTRFNTATLADTSSYASLFAEYRLLAATGELLKTLNIQPAKQAAAYARTEFGVPATADTETYARTPSEQKNDLPFDILAPVRKKQPM from the coding sequence ATGACCAGGACGGGTAAAGTGACCGTCGGCTGGCGCCTTGCGCTTGCCATGACGGTGTCGATGCTGGCTTGCGGAAGCGCCGGCGCACTCACACTCAAGGAAGCCGTAGCGGTCGCGGTGGAGTCCAATCCTGAGATTGGGCAGGCGATCGAAAACCGCGAAGCCATCGAATTCGAGCTGCGCCAGGCGAAAGGCCTCTATCTTCCCAGCGTCGATCTCGAAGCGTCGACCGGCGTGCGCCGTCTGGACAATGAATCCCGGCGCGCGCTCGATGAGGATCACGACGCTCTCTATCCGAACGAGGCGGACCTCACCGTCACGCAGACGCTTTATGACAGCGGCGCAAGACGGGCCGAATTGAACCGCCAGGCTTCGCGCGTCGACGGCGCTTCCTTCAGGGTGCTGGAACGGTCCGAATTCATCGGCCTCGCCGTCGTCCAGGACTATCTCGAATACATGCTGCAGGCGTCGATCGTCGCCGAAGCGAAAAAGAACCTCGCCTTCCACCAGTCCATACTCGGCGACATCAAGCAGGGCATCGCGGGCGGCGCGCTCAACGATGCCGACCGGCAGCAGGCCGAGGAGCGGCTTTATGCCGCCAAGGCGCGGATGCAGGAGGCGACGGAAGAGCTGGAGGCGGCCAAGATCCGCTTCTTCAAGAACGTCGGCAAGCCGCTAACCAGTCCGTCACGGCCGGCCGATGTGGCCGGCGCGCTGCCGCGCTCGCTCGACGACGCGATCGGGCTTGCCAGGCAGAACAATCCGCGCGTCCATATGGCCAACAGCGACATCGACGCGGCGGCTTCGCTGGTCGACGCCGCGCGGGCGAAATTCGGCCCAACGATCACCGCCGAGGGCGTCGCCCGGGGCGGATATGACATCGACGGCGACGACGGCGACACCAGCGACCTGCAGGCTCGGGTCGTGCTGCGCTGGAACCTCTATCGCGGCGGCATCGACAAGGCCAACGAGCAGGAGCAGATCCGCCGCAGCAGCGAGCAGCGCCTTGCGCTGCACCAGGTGCTGCGCGAGATCGAGGAAGCCGTCCGCACATCCTGGGACCGTCGCTTCCGCCAGGCCGAACTGGCGCAGACGCTGCGGCTGCAGGCAGCCACCAACGAAAAGCTGGTCGCGTCCTACCGCGAGCAGTTCAAGGTCGGGCAGCGCTCGCTGCTCGACGTGCTCGACGCGCAGAACACGCGCTTCAACACCGCGACGCTGGCCGACACCTCGTCCTATGCGTCGCTGTTTGCCGAATACCGGCTGCTGGCCGCGACCGGGGAGTTGCTGAAGACGCTGAACATCCAGCCGGCCAAACAAGCCGCGGCCTATGCGCGCACGGAATTCGGCGTGCCGGCAACGGCCGATACCGAAACCTATGCGCGCACGCCGTCGGAGCAGAAGAACGATCTGCCGTTCGACATCCTCGCGCCGGTCAGGAAAAAGCAGCCGATGTAA
- a CDS encoding NAD(P)H-dependent oxidoreductase — MTNVALTGLARDLARRAAEGRPVRIGVIGSGEMGTDLVTQGMLMPGISVAAISTRRPHTARDAIRIAYGDDAMAAEAETASRVSQAIESGRIAITSNEMLVTNPLIDVVIDATGKPGVAADFDLMAMEHGKHLVMMNVEADVTIGCYLKQQADRLGVVYSVGAGDEPSSCMELIEFASALGYTIVSAGKGKNNPLNHDAVPDDYREEALRRNMNPRMLVEFVDGSKTMVEMCAIANATGLVPDVAGMHGPKADRDQLAKVLIPREDGGILSKKGVVDYTIGKGVAPGVFVIVEATHPRVVERMDDLHIGHGPYYSFFRPYHLTSLEVPLTAARIMLYGRPDMVPLPKPVAEVCAVAKRDLAAGETFDAIGETCYRSWTMTVAEARAGRAVPVGLLEGGKVLKPVRKGELLTSDNAEPDKTTRLFALRRLQDEMLYGA, encoded by the coding sequence ATGACAAATGTCGCCCTGACCGGGCTTGCCCGCGATCTCGCCCGGCGCGCCGCCGAGGGCCGCCCCGTGCGCATCGGCGTCATCGGCTCCGGCGAGATGGGCACCGACCTGGTGACCCAGGGCATGCTGATGCCGGGCATTTCGGTCGCGGCCATCTCCACACGCCGTCCGCACACGGCTCGCGACGCGATCCGCATCGCTTATGGCGACGATGCGATGGCTGCGGAAGCCGAGACGGCCTCCAGGGTCAGCCAGGCGATCGAAAGCGGCAGGATCGCCATCACTTCGAACGAGATGCTGGTCACCAACCCGCTGATCGACGTCGTCATCGATGCCACGGGCAAACCCGGCGTCGCCGCCGATTTCGACCTGATGGCCATGGAGCATGGCAAGCATCTGGTGATGATGAATGTCGAGGCCGACGTCACCATCGGCTGCTATCTCAAGCAGCAGGCGGATCGGCTCGGCGTCGTCTATTCGGTCGGCGCCGGCGACGAGCCGTCGAGCTGCATGGAGCTGATCGAGTTCGCCTCGGCGCTCGGCTACACCATCGTCTCGGCCGGCAAGGGCAAGAACAACCCGCTCAACCACGATGCCGTTCCCGACGACTATCGCGAGGAAGCGCTGCGTCGCAACATGAACCCGCGCATGCTGGTCGAGTTCGTCGACGGTTCCAAGACCATGGTCGAGATGTGCGCCATCGCCAACGCCACCGGCCTTGTGCCCGATGTCGCGGGCATGCATGGCCCCAAGGCCGATCGCGACCAGCTGGCCAAGGTGCTCATCCCGCGCGAGGATGGCGGCATCCTGTCGAAGAAGGGTGTCGTCGACTACACGATCGGCAAGGGCGTGGCGCCCGGCGTCTTCGTCATCGTCGAGGCGACGCATCCGCGCGTCGTCGAGCGAATGGACGACCTCCATATCGGCCACGGCCCCTACTACAGCTTCTTCAGGCCATACCATTTGACCTCGCTGGAGGTGCCGCTGACCGCGGCCCGCATCATGCTGTACGGCAGGCCCGACATGGTGCCGCTGCCGAAGCCGGTGGCCGAGGTCTGCGCGGTGGCCAAGCGTGATCTTGCCGCCGGCGAGACCTTCGACGCCATCGGCGAGACCTGCTATCGCTCCTGGACCATGACCGTCGCCGAGGCGCGCGCCGGCCGCGCCGTGCCGGTCGGGTTGCTCGAAGGCGGCAAGGTGCTGAAGCCGGTCAGGAAGGGCGAGCTGCTGACAAGCGACAACGCTGAACCTGACAAGACGACGAGACTATTTGCTTTGCGTCGCTTGCAGGATGAGATGTTGTACGGCGCCTGA
- a CDS encoding glycosyltransferase — protein MDALVSIAGVSIAGRSPGLAAETVEAAVTLPTFKRPGLLLETLASLKAQKTARRFAVIVMENEAEAREGAKAALPLFEHGEMPGLVIIAHERGNCSAYNAGWQTAMLEFPNFKHLLVIDDDEIAEPDWLERMCKAAETLRADIVGGPQVPVFADPSHARWADHPVFAPPYRETNRVPALYSSGNLLVGRNVLAAMGPPFLDLRFNFMGGGDSDFLSRAAQKGFALGWCAEARVRETVPARRVEADWIRARSLRNGVISTLVEKKKRAGTPFAGTKVVLKSLALLAASPLRGAIRLARTGSLATGLYPVHVALGRVLAEFGYANEQYRQPEKN, from the coding sequence ATGGACGCTTTGGTATCGATCGCAGGGGTATCGATCGCAGGGCGGTCTCCGGGGCTTGCGGCCGAGACCGTCGAGGCGGCCGTCACGCTGCCGACCTTCAAGCGGCCCGGGCTGCTCCTGGAAACGCTGGCATCGCTCAAGGCCCAGAAAACCGCGCGGCGCTTCGCCGTCATCGTCATGGAAAACGAGGCCGAGGCGCGCGAGGGCGCCAAGGCGGCCCTCCCGCTGTTCGAGCACGGCGAGATGCCGGGCCTGGTGATCATCGCGCATGAACGCGGCAATTGCAGCGCCTACAATGCCGGCTGGCAGACGGCGATGCTTGAGTTTCCCAACTTCAAGCATCTGCTGGTGATCGACGACGACGAGATCGCCGAGCCCGACTGGCTGGAGCGCATGTGCAAGGCCGCCGAGACGCTTCGAGCCGACATCGTCGGCGGGCCGCAGGTGCCTGTCTTTGCCGATCCCTCGCATGCGAGATGGGCCGACCATCCCGTTTTCGCGCCGCCCTACCGTGAAACGAACCGCGTGCCGGCGCTCTATTCGTCCGGCAATCTGCTGGTCGGGCGCAACGTGCTTGCGGCCATGGGGCCGCCCTTCCTCGATCTGAGGTTCAACTTCATGGGCGGCGGCGATTCCGATTTCCTGAGCCGCGCCGCGCAGAAGGGTTTCGCGCTCGGCTGGTGCGCCGAGGCAAGGGTCAGGGAAACGGTTCCCGCACGCCGCGTCGAGGCCGACTGGATCCGCGCACGCAGCCTCCGCAACGGCGTCATCTCGACCCTGGTGGAAAAGAAGAAGCGCGCGGGCACGCCGTTTGCCGGCACCAAGGTTGTTCTGAAAAGCCTGGCGCTGCTTGCCGCCTCGCCGCTGCGCGGCGCCATAAGGCTGGCGCGCACGGGCTCGCTGGCGACAGGCCTCTATCCCGTCCATGTCGCGCTCGGCCGGGTGCTTGCCGAATTCGGATATGCCAATGAGCAGTACCGGCAGCCTGAGAAGAATTGA